The proteins below come from a single Miscanthus floridulus cultivar M001 chromosome 1, ASM1932011v1, whole genome shotgun sequence genomic window:
- the LOC136497329 gene encoding uncharacterized protein: MAAPASHVAVLAAVLLLLLPSLLARLAVAQPTKGAKAFCISQFAIASQACSILPPSPPDEHHHHDDDDEDEDDHDDDEHHDRDRRRSHHAAAVSISALMARNNGSHGVVAGNRTVGHHQHQGNRTRGGHGRGRGRGRGQGRRGRLRDDGDDQHDADDPDHDDDHADDDDHHDDDEDHHDTDDPDHDDDHEDDDDEDDDDDDDDDDDEHHHDEELRAYRDCCRWLKEVQKDCVCEALLRLPPFLVKPQHTYVVRVGRTCKITYRCGGV, from the coding sequence ATGGCGGCCCCGGCGTCTCACGTCGCGGTGCTcgccgccgtcctcctcctcctcctcccgtccCTCCTCGCGCGCCTCGCCGTCGCGCAGCCGACCAAGGGCGCCAAGGCGTTCTGCATTAGCCAGTTCGCCATCGCCAGCCAGGCCTGCTCCATCCTGCCGCCGAGCCCACCcgacgagcaccaccaccacgacgatgacgacgaggacgaggatgaccacgacgacgacgagcATCATGACCGCGACCGTCGTCGCAGCCACCACGCTGCGGCCGTCAGCATCTCGGCCCTGATGGCGAGGAATAACGGCAGCCACGGCGTCGTCGCTGGGAACCGCACCGTTGGTCACCACCAACACCAAGGCAACCGCACCCGCGGCGGGCACGGGCGTGGGCGCGGTCGAGGCCGCGGGCAGGGCCGCCGTGGGCGTCTGCGGGACGACGGCGACGACCAACATGATGCCGACGATCCTGACCACGACGATGATCATGCTGACGACGATGATCaccacgacgacgacgaagaCCACCACGACACTGACGACCCGGACCACGACGATGACCACGAAGACGATGATGACgaagatgacgatgacgatgacgatgacgacgacgacgaacacCACCACGACGAGGAGCTCCGCGCGTACCGCGACTGCTGCCGGTGGCTCAAGGAGGTGCAGAAGGACTGCGTCTGCGAGGCGCTGCTGCGGCTGCCCCCCTTCCTCGTCAAGCCGCAGCACACTTACGTGGTCAGGGTCGGCAGGACGTGCAAGATCACCTACCGCTGCGGCGGCGTCTAG
- the LOC136464980 gene encoding glycine-rich cell wall structural protein 1.0-like, whose translation MEGSLARQPASEQGPTGPTSVELAAGSGVVEAAAGGDRADGGGCDASAPVRARGGGEREGLEVDLGRGEREGEEGADSGSGGRTTVNPATMGADPATTLIGEGDGGGGRAGRRGCAAAGGAAQGRRACRPPLEQLGGGASADGARRGRRALWPPGQRRREVRVREKGGGGRCGVEEGGAVRRRKEEGVRRREVRVREKGGGRRGGVAEKKKLLLCRVSWI comes from the coding sequence ATGGAGGGCTCGCTGGCCAGGCAGCCGGCGTCCGAGCAGGGGCCCACGGGGCCTACCTCGGTGGAGTTAGCGGCGGGATCCGGTGTTGTTGAGGCAGCCGCCGGCGGGGACCGCGCAGACGGCGGTGGCTGCGACGCATCGGCGCCCGTGCGAGCCCGCGGAGGTGGGGAAAGGGAGGGGCTGGAGGTGGATCTAGGGAGGGGAGAGAGGGAAGGTGAGGAGGGGGCGGACTCCGGTAGCGGTGGCCGCACAACGGTGAATCCGGCCACCATGGGCGCGGATCCGGCCACCACGCTCATCGGAGAAGGAGATGGGGGAGGAGGGCGCGCCGGCCGCCGGGGTTGCGCCGCCGCTGGTGGAGCAGCTCAGGGGAGGAGGGCGTGCCGGCCACCTTTGGAACAGCTCGGGGGAGGAGCGAGCGCCGATGGAGCACGTCGGGGGAGAAGGGCGCTCTGGCCGCCGGGGCAGCGGAGGAGGGAGGTGCGGGTGCGGGAAAAAGGAGGAGGGGGGCGGTGCGGTGTGGAGGAGGGAGGTGCAGtgcgaaggaggaaggaggagggagtGCGGAGGAGGGAGGTGCGGGTGCGGGAAAAAGGAGGAGGGAGGCGGGGCGGTGTGGCCGAGAAAAAAAaattacttctttgccgagtgtcctggatCTAG